In one Streptomyces sp. NBC_01288 genomic region, the following are encoded:
- a CDS encoding transketolase, producing MTTAGAEATGAIGATRLGELRESATRIREHVADMCAGPEGGHLGGAYSAADIMTALYFDVMNVDPARPDAPERDRFVLSKGHAAVGLYATLAERGFLPLDELATYGRPGSRLMGHPVRAVPGVEAATGSLGHGLALGCGFALGARLDGVDSRTFVLMGDGELQEGSVWEAATGAASLGLDRLVAVVDRNSLQLTGDTDSIAAMEPLADRWRGFGWAVQEADGHDLGALVRALGTAPWEPGRPSVLIARTVKGRGLPFLEGRTACHYVTFSERNHAKARAVLGRSRKEDTR from the coding sequence ATGACCACGGCCGGCGCAGAGGCCACCGGGGCGATCGGGGCCACCCGGCTCGGCGAACTGCGCGAGAGTGCCACCCGTATCCGCGAGCACGTCGCCGACATGTGCGCGGGCCCCGAGGGAGGCCATCTCGGCGGCGCGTACTCGGCCGCCGACATCATGACCGCCCTCTACTTCGACGTCATGAACGTCGATCCGGCCCGGCCGGACGCCCCCGAGCGGGACCGTTTCGTGCTCAGCAAGGGCCACGCCGCCGTCGGCCTGTACGCGACCCTCGCCGAGCGCGGCTTCCTGCCCCTCGACGAACTCGCCACCTACGGCCGCCCCGGCAGCCGGTTGATGGGCCACCCGGTCCGCGCGGTACCCGGCGTCGAGGCGGCCACCGGGTCGCTCGGTCACGGTCTCGCGCTGGGCTGCGGCTTCGCGCTCGGCGCCCGCCTGGACGGCGTCGACAGCAGGACGTTCGTCCTCATGGGCGACGGCGAACTCCAGGAAGGCTCGGTGTGGGAAGCGGCAACAGGCGCCGCCTCACTGGGACTTGACCGGCTGGTCGCCGTCGTGGACCGCAACTCCCTCCAGTTGACGGGTGATACGGACTCCATCGCCGCCATGGAACCCCTCGCCGACCGCTGGCGCGGCTTCGGCTGGGCCGTCCAGGAGGCCGACGGCCACGATCTCGGGGCGCTCGTGCGCGCGCTCGGCACCGCGCCGTGGGAACCGGGCCGCCCCAGCGTCCTGATCGCCCGCACCGTCAAGGGCCGCGGCCTGCCCTTCCTGGAGGGGCGCACCGCGTGCCACTACGTCACCTTCTCCGAGCGCAACCACGCCAAGGCCCGCGCTGTACTGGGCCGTTCAAGGAAGGAGGACACCAGGTGA
- a CDS encoding transketolase family protein: MTTTAAPTAATTAAAPAVTREAYRDRLIPLLGTDPRLMCLDTDTGLFGPGHIEAAGDQYVNLGIAEHNLMGIAAGLAFGGRMPFVNTMAGFASSRALEAVKVDIAYPALPVRIMATHGGLAAGHLGPTHHALEDLAVMRTLPAMTVVVPADAAATAAVVEQSLDLPGPLYVRLGRKATPAVPSDEPMVIGRAQRLREGTDVVLVGCGPYPVAACTEAADLLGESGISAAVLNMHTLSPLDTESLCTAASGASLVVTVEEHWRSGGLGGAVCEALAERQPVRVLRIGMPDQFSDTVGGQEYLLDHYGITAARTAAAVTAALETK; encoded by the coding sequence GTGACCACCACCGCAGCTCCCACCGCGGCCACTACGGCAGCGGCTCCCGCCGTGACCCGTGAGGCCTATCGCGACCGGCTGATCCCGCTGCTCGGGACCGATCCCCGGCTGATGTGCCTGGACACCGACACCGGACTGTTCGGTCCCGGCCACATCGAGGCGGCGGGAGACCAGTACGTCAACCTCGGTATAGCGGAACACAATCTGATGGGCATCGCCGCGGGCCTCGCGTTCGGCGGGCGCATGCCGTTCGTCAACACCATGGCGGGCTTCGCCAGTTCGCGGGCGCTGGAGGCCGTGAAGGTCGACATCGCCTATCCCGCGCTGCCCGTACGGATCATGGCGACGCACGGCGGACTGGCCGCCGGCCATCTCGGGCCAACGCACCACGCGTTGGAGGACCTGGCCGTCATGCGGACGCTGCCCGCCATGACGGTGGTCGTGCCCGCCGACGCGGCCGCCACCGCCGCCGTGGTCGAGCAGAGCCTCGACCTGCCGGGCCCGCTCTACGTACGGCTGGGCCGCAAGGCCACCCCGGCCGTCCCGAGCGACGAACCGATGGTCATCGGCCGGGCACAGCGGTTGCGCGAGGGCACCGACGTCGTCCTCGTCGGCTGCGGCCCGTACCCGGTGGCCGCATGCACCGAAGCAGCCGATCTGCTGGGCGAGTCGGGCATCTCCGCCGCCGTCCTCAACATGCACACCCTGAGCCCGCTCGACACCGAGTCCCTCTGTACGGCGGCCTCGGGCGCCTCGCTCGTCGTCACCGTGGAGGAGCACTGGCGCAGCGGCGGCCTCGGCGGTGCGGTCTGCGAAGCCTTGGCCGAACGGCAGCCGGTGCGGGTGCTGCGGATCGGGATGCCGGACCAGTTCTCCGACACCGTCGGCGGCCAGGAGTACCTGCTCGACCACTACGGCATCACGGCCGCGCGCACCGCAGCCGCCGTGACCGCGGCCCTCGAAACCAAATGA
- a CDS encoding lysine biosynthesis protein LysW — translation MTTATQTCPECDGPVDVGDTVRASEVIECPECRSELEVVATEPLLLALAPEVEEDWGE, via the coding sequence ATGACGACCGCTACCCAGACCTGCCCGGAGTGCGACGGCCCGGTGGACGTCGGCGACACCGTCCGCGCCAGCGAGGTCATCGAATGCCCCGAGTGCCGCAGCGAGTTGGAGGTCGTGGCCACCGAGCCGCTGCTGCTCGCCCTGGCCCCCGAGGTCGAAGAGGACTGGGGGGAGTAA
- the lysX gene encoding lysine biosynthesis protein LysX, whose translation MVSSTAPRTALLASRTRFEEKRLLEALDRRGIPCTAIDTRTVRHHLHDTPPPWDLVLNREISATKALYAALTYESAGVTVINSATAIETCGDKWRTSLALRAAGIPTPPAALALTAQAAEEAAEEIGYPVVLKPLVGSWGRRVALIPDAAALRTVLEYSEALPSPLAKLAYLQRYVDKPDRDIRVIVVGGIPIGAMYRTSDGWRTNVARGATTTACPLTDDLAKLAATAARETGADLAGVDLVEDADGGLQVLEVNHGVEFKGFQEAHTDRIDVAELIVERLVLGADRRMDRETVREVGA comes from the coding sequence GTGGTCTCCTCCACAGCGCCCCGGACGGCGTTGCTGGCTTCCAGGACGCGCTTCGAGGAGAAGCGCCTCCTGGAGGCCCTGGACCGCCGGGGCATCCCCTGTACGGCCATCGACACCCGCACCGTCCGCCACCACCTGCACGACACCCCGCCGCCGTGGGACCTGGTGCTCAACCGCGAGATCTCGGCGACCAAGGCCCTGTACGCGGCCCTCACCTACGAATCCGCTGGCGTCACCGTCATCAACTCCGCTACGGCGATCGAGACTTGCGGCGACAAGTGGCGCACCTCGCTCGCGCTGCGCGCCGCCGGGATCCCCACACCGCCCGCCGCCCTCGCCCTCACGGCACAGGCCGCGGAAGAGGCGGCCGAGGAGATCGGTTACCCGGTGGTCCTCAAACCCCTGGTGGGTTCCTGGGGCCGGCGGGTCGCCCTGATCCCGGACGCCGCCGCGCTGCGGACGGTGCTGGAGTACAGCGAGGCGCTGCCGTCACCGCTGGCCAAACTGGCCTATCTGCAGCGGTACGTCGACAAGCCCGATCGCGACATCAGGGTGATCGTCGTCGGCGGCATCCCGATCGGCGCCATGTACCGCACGTCGGACGGCTGGCGGACCAACGTGGCGCGCGGGGCGACGACCACGGCCTGCCCCCTCACCGACGACCTCGCCAAACTCGCGGCCACCGCGGCCCGGGAGACCGGCGCGGACCTCGCGGGAGTCGATCTCGTCGAGGATGCGGACGGCGGCCTCCAAGTCCTCGAAGTCAACCATGGAGTCGAGTTCAAGGGCTTCCAGGAAGCACACACGGACCGCATCGACGTCGCCGAACTCATCGTGGAGCGCCTGGTGTTGGGGGCGGACAGGCGGATGGACAGGGAGACGGTCAGGGAGGTGGGCGCATGA
- the argC gene encoding N-acetyl-gamma-glutamyl-phosphate reductase, translating to MIRAAVFGAAGYIGGELLRLLLGHPEVELTAAVSSRFPGKRLDSVHPNLRSATDLTFTTPERADDCDVVFLATPHRSTMDLVRHWADRTDLLIDLSGDFRLRDTDVYERYYGVPHEAPELLDRFVPGIPELHRDRLRAARLISVPGCMANAAILALHPLAAHQLALSPVLLDGRTGSSGSGASAGDSNLHAERSGALRVFAPATHRHEAEVAQHTGLDARMTATGVEAVRGVQVVCHTEVPEGVEERAVRAAYREAYADEPFVRMVAHKRGTYRYPEPKILLGSNYCDIGHVWDDVSRRLVVVAALDNLVKGGAGNAVQCLNVRMDWPESYGLSFPGLHPV from the coding sequence ATGATCAGGGCCGCGGTGTTCGGTGCCGCCGGATACATCGGCGGCGAACTGTTGAGGCTGCTGCTCGGCCACCCCGAGGTGGAGCTGACGGCCGCCGTGTCGTCCCGGTTCCCCGGCAAACGCCTCGACAGCGTCCACCCCAACCTCCGCTCGGCGACCGACCTCACCTTCACCACCCCCGAGCGGGCCGACGACTGCGACGTGGTCTTCCTGGCCACCCCGCACCGCTCCACCATGGATCTCGTGCGGCACTGGGCGGACCGGACGGACCTGCTGATCGACCTATCGGGCGACTTCAGGCTCCGCGACACGGACGTGTACGAGCGCTACTACGGAGTGCCGCACGAGGCGCCGGAGTTGCTCGACCGGTTCGTCCCCGGCATACCGGAACTGCACCGCGACCGGCTGCGCGCCGCCCGGCTGATCAGTGTCCCGGGCTGCATGGCGAACGCCGCGATCCTCGCACTGCACCCGCTGGCTGCCCACCAACTCGCCCTCTCACCAGTGCTGTTGGACGGGCGTACCGGATCCAGCGGTTCGGGCGCCTCCGCCGGCGACTCCAACCTGCACGCCGAACGCAGCGGCGCCCTAAGGGTGTTCGCCCCCGCCACCCACCGGCACGAGGCGGAAGTCGCCCAGCACACCGGGCTCGACGCCCGGATGACGGCGACCGGCGTAGAGGCCGTACGGGGCGTGCAGGTCGTCTGCCACACCGAGGTGCCGGAGGGCGTCGAGGAGCGGGCGGTACGGGCGGCGTACCGCGAGGCCTACGCCGACGAGCCGTTCGTCCGCATGGTCGCCCACAAGCGGGGCACCTACCGCTATCCCGAGCCCAAGATCCTGCTCGGCTCCAACTACTGCGACATCGGCCATGTCTGGGACGACGTCTCGCGTCGCCTGGTGGTCGTCGCCGCCCTCGACAACCTCGTCAAGGGCGGCGCGGGCAACGCCGTGCAGTGCCTCAACGTACGCATGGACTGGCCCGAATCGTACGGACTGTCCTTTCCCGGGCTGCACCCGGTGTGA
- a CDS encoding [LysW]-aminoadipate kinase, whose product MGAPQLVVVKCGGNSDVNAAGICADVAGLVKEGHRLVVVHGGSAEIDRLADELDVPQRRLVSPDGVSARHTDEATLEVVTLALAGSVKPKLVSELLGRGIPAVGLTGLDGGLVLTRRKKGQKAVVDGRTVVVRDDHSGRIEAVRGELIATLLAHGYVPVVSPPAADEHGDRVNADADRIAAALAAELDADRLVLLTGAAGVLADPDDEDSVLADCEVAQAGAPGEFARGGMALKLVAAREALLGGVGQVTVADGRGEGAVGEALRGAGTDVRITPSPDAGTETRPTSRQHPDQKQELSEQDVPEQTGSDR is encoded by the coding sequence ATGGGCGCGCCCCAGTTGGTCGTCGTCAAGTGCGGCGGCAACAGCGATGTGAACGCCGCCGGTATCTGCGCGGACGTCGCCGGTCTGGTGAAGGAGGGCCACCGTCTGGTGGTGGTGCACGGCGGATCGGCGGAGATCGACCGGCTGGCCGACGAACTCGACGTACCGCAGCGGCGTTTGGTCTCGCCCGACGGGGTCTCGGCCCGGCACACCGACGAAGCCACCCTGGAGGTGGTGACGCTGGCGCTGGCCGGCTCGGTGAAGCCGAAGCTCGTGAGCGAGCTGCTGGGCCGGGGTATCCCCGCCGTGGGCCTCACCGGTCTCGACGGCGGACTCGTGCTGACCCGTCGCAAGAAGGGGCAGAAGGCGGTCGTCGACGGGCGCACCGTGGTCGTGCGCGACGACCACAGCGGCCGGATCGAGGCGGTACGCGGGGAGTTGATCGCGACCCTGCTCGCGCACGGGTACGTTCCCGTCGTGTCGCCGCCCGCCGCCGATGAGCACGGCGATCGGGTCAACGCCGACGCCGACCGGATCGCGGCGGCACTCGCGGCCGAACTCGACGCGGACCGGCTGGTGTTGCTCACCGGAGCGGCGGGGGTGCTCGCCGACCCGGACGACGAGGACAGCGTCCTGGCCGACTGCGAAGTCGCGCAGGCGGGCGCGCCGGGGGAGTTCGCCCGGGGCGGCATGGCACTCAAACTCGTCGCCGCCCGGGAGGCGTTGCTCGGCGGCGTCGGCCAGGTGACCGTCGCCGACGGGCGGGGTGAGGGGGCGGTCGGTGAGGCGCTGCGGGGGGCCGGGACGGACGTGCGGATCACACCTTCGCCCGACGCGGGAACGGAGACCCGGCCGACGTCCCGTCAACACCCCGATCAGAAACAGGAATTGTCGGAACAGGACGTGCCGGAACAGACAGGGAGTGACCGATGA
- a CDS encoding M20/M25/M40 family metallo-hydrolase has protein sequence MTTETAVPPAALAGTDPGAAVDLLRSMLEIPSPSGEEGPLARHLADVMRGWGLTARIDDAGNVIGETPARPGPRIMLLGHMDTVQGQLAVHLEGGRLHGRGAADAQGPLAAMVCAVAAHRGFPGQLVVVGVVEEETPKSRGAVHIGRTLARPDALIVGEPSGWPGIVIGYKGKLDLEYRVGCPATHPSNPVEKATESAAAFWQDVLELLGPEQGHASFATPGATLVGMRGDITEAELEVSIRTPVGFDQDGFVAALRERDQVRGRGGRLAVVNGVRAVEAERRGPVVRALSAGIRSIGGTPRPTLKTATSDMNTLAEVWDIPMATYGPGDSALDHSDEEHILVDDYLRGIAVLTTALGELTTLPTGDAGSAGELGGES, from the coding sequence ATGACCACCGAAACCGCCGTACCGCCTGCGGCCCTCGCCGGTACCGATCCCGGTGCCGCTGTGGACCTGCTGCGGTCCATGTTGGAGATCCCCTCCCCGTCCGGCGAGGAGGGCCCCTTGGCCCGTCATCTGGCCGATGTCATGAGGGGATGGGGGCTCACCGCCCGCATCGACGACGCGGGCAACGTGATCGGCGAGACCCCGGCCCGTCCCGGCCCGCGCATCATGCTGCTGGGCCATATGGACACCGTCCAGGGGCAGTTGGCCGTACACCTCGAAGGCGGCCGGCTGCACGGCCGTGGCGCGGCCGACGCCCAGGGGCCCCTCGCGGCCATGGTGTGCGCGGTCGCCGCCCACCGTGGCTTCCCCGGACAGCTCGTGGTCGTAGGAGTCGTGGAGGAGGAGACCCCGAAGTCGCGTGGAGCGGTGCACATCGGGCGGACCCTCGCGCGGCCGGACGCACTGATCGTGGGGGAGCCCAGCGGGTGGCCGGGGATCGTCATCGGCTACAAGGGGAAGCTGGACCTTGAGTATCGGGTCGGCTGCCCTGCCACGCACCCGAGCAACCCGGTCGAGAAGGCCACCGAGTCGGCCGCCGCGTTCTGGCAGGACGTGCTGGAGCTGCTCGGACCCGAGCAGGGGCACGCGTCGTTCGCCACCCCGGGTGCGACCCTGGTCGGGATGCGCGGGGACATCACCGAGGCGGAGCTGGAGGTCAGTATCCGTACGCCCGTCGGATTCGACCAGGACGGGTTCGTCGCCGCTCTGCGCGAGCGGGATCAAGTCCGGGGCAGGGGCGGCCGGTTGGCGGTCGTGAACGGGGTGCGGGCGGTGGAGGCGGAGCGGCGCGGGCCGGTGGTGCGTGCCCTCAGCGCGGGGATCCGGTCCATCGGCGGGACCCCTCGGCCGACGCTGAAGACCGCCACCTCCGACATGAACACCCTGGCCGAGGTCTGGGACATCCCCATGGCGACCTACGGCCCCGGGGACAGCGCGCTGGACCACTCCGACGAGGAGCACATCCTCGTCGACGACTACCTGCGCGGTATCGCCGTCCTGACCACGGCACTGGGCGAGTTGACCACCCTGCCGACCGGTGACGCCGGTTCCGCCGGTGAACTCGGGGGCGAGTCATGA
- the cysC gene encoding adenylyl-sulfate kinase: MSVGQSTLAKPEFCTCWPGATVWLTGLPSAGKSTIAAALAERLRQDRRRVEVLDGDEIRTFLSAGLGFSREDRHVNVQRIGLVAEVLARNGVLVLVPVIAPYADSRSSVRRRHEKSGTKYLEVHVATPASVCSERDVKGLYAQQAAGRISGLTGADDPYEEPAHPDLRIDAHAERAVESVDALHALLVRKELA, encoded by the coding sequence ATGAGCGTTGGGCAATCCACCCTGGCGAAGCCGGAGTTCTGCACCTGCTGGCCCGGCGCGACCGTATGGCTGACCGGGCTGCCGAGCGCGGGTAAGTCCACCATCGCCGCCGCGCTCGCGGAGCGGCTGCGCCAGGACCGGAGGCGGGTGGAGGTGCTCGACGGTGACGAGATCCGCACGTTCCTGTCGGCCGGGCTCGGCTTCTCCCGCGAGGACCGGCACGTCAACGTCCAGCGGATCGGCCTGGTCGCCGAAGTGCTCGCGCGCAACGGGGTGTTGGTCCTGGTGCCGGTGATCGCGCCGTACGCGGACTCCAGGTCGTCGGTCCGCCGGCGCCACGAGAAGTCCGGGACGAAGTACTTGGAGGTACATGTCGCGACCCCGGCCTCCGTCTGCTCGGAGCGCGACGTCAAGGGCCTGTACGCCCAGCAGGCGGCCGGCCGGATCTCCGGACTGACTGGCGCGGACGACCCCTACGAGGAGCCCGCGCACCCCGATCTGCGGATCGACGCGCACGCCGAGCGGGCCGTCGAATCAGTGGACGCGCTGCACGCGTTGCTCGTGCGAAAGGAGTTGGCATGA
- the cysD gene encoding sulfate adenylyltransferase subunit CysD codes for MTVAAKHMAGTENPYALPHLDALESEAVHILREVAGEFERPVILFSGGKDSIVMLHLALKAFAPAPVPFSLLHVDTGHNFPEVIEYRDRVVVAHGLRLHVASVQDYIDRGALRERPDGTRNPLQTVPLTEKIQSEKFDAVFGGGRRDEEKARAKERVFSLRDEFGAWEPRRQRPELWNLYNGRHAPGEHVRVFPLSNWTELDVWQYIAREGIDLPAIYYAHEREVFRRGELWLAPGSWGGAGDGETVEKRQVRYRTVGDMSCTGAVDSGAVTIEQVIDEITASRLTERGATRADDKLSEAAMEDRKREGYF; via the coding sequence ATGACTGTCGCCGCCAAGCACATGGCCGGCACGGAGAACCCGTATGCGCTGCCGCACTTGGACGCGCTTGAGTCGGAGGCGGTCCATATCCTCCGTGAGGTGGCGGGTGAGTTCGAGCGGCCGGTGATCCTCTTCTCCGGCGGCAAGGACTCGATCGTCATGCTGCACCTGGCGTTGAAGGCGTTCGCGCCCGCGCCGGTGCCGTTCTCGCTGCTGCATGTGGATACGGGACACAACTTCCCCGAGGTCATTGAGTACCGCGACCGTGTGGTCGTCGCACATGGGTTGCGGCTCCATGTGGCTTCCGTACAGGACTACATCGACCGCGGTGCGCTGCGCGAACGCCCCGACGGCACCCGCAACCCGCTCCAGACCGTGCCGTTGACCGAGAAGATCCAGAGCGAGAAGTTCGACGCGGTCTTCGGTGGGGGTCGTAGGGACGAGGAGAAGGCGCGGGCGAAGGAGCGGGTGTTCTCGCTGCGGGACGAGTTCGGGGCGTGGGAGCCGCGTCGGCAACGACCCGAGCTGTGGAATCTCTACAACGGGCGGCACGCGCCCGGCGAACACGTCCGCGTGTTCCCGCTGTCCAACTGGACCGAGCTGGACGTGTGGCAGTACATCGCCCGCGAGGGCATCGACCTCCCCGCCATCTACTACGCCCATGAGCGCGAGGTCTTCCGACGGGGCGAACTCTGGCTGGCGCCCGGGAGTTGGGGCGGGGCGGGGGACGGCGAGACCGTCGAGAAGCGACAGGTGCGGTACCGGACCGTCGGCGACATGTCCTGCACCGGCGCGGTCGACTCCGGCGCCGTCACCATCGAGCAGGTCATCGACGAGATCACCGCCTCCCGGCTGACCGAGCGGGGCGCCACCCGGGCCGACGACAAGCTGTCCGAGGCCGCCATGGAGGACCGCAAGCGCGAGGGGTACTTCTGA
- a CDS encoding sulfate adenylyltransferase subunit 1, protein MDTTIGTLRFATAGSVDDGKSTLVGRLLHDSKSVLTDQLEAVERASANRGQDGPDLALLTDGLRAEREQGITIDVAYRYFATPRRRFILADTPGHVQYTRNMVTGASTAELTVILVDARNGVVEQTRRHAAIAALLRVPHVVLAVNKMDLVDYREPVFATIAEEFTASASELGIPEVTAIPISALAGDNVVEPSAHMDWYGGPTVLEHLETVPVGTDLARAAARFPVQYVIRPQSDEHPDYRGYAGQIASGVLRVGDPVTVLPSGLTSTITGIDVLGTPVDRAWAPQSVTLLLADDIDISRGDLIAPSAQAPATTQDVRATVCHLNERPLHVSSRVLLKHGTRTVKAVVRELPHRVDLTHGLAHDTDPGEFAVNDIGSMVLHTAEPLPFDAYADSRLTGSFLLINPADGAVLAAGMCAGADG, encoded by the coding sequence ATGGATACGACCATCGGCACATTGCGCTTCGCCACCGCGGGCTCCGTCGACGACGGCAAGTCGACCCTCGTCGGACGGCTGCTGCACGACTCCAAGTCGGTCCTCACCGACCAACTGGAGGCCGTGGAAAGGGCGTCCGCGAACCGGGGCCAGGACGGCCCCGACCTCGCCCTCCTCACCGACGGCCTGCGCGCCGAACGCGAGCAGGGCATCACGATCGACGTGGCGTACCGCTACTTCGCCACCCCCCGACGGCGGTTCATACTCGCCGACACCCCCGGCCATGTGCAGTACACCCGCAACATGGTCACCGGCGCCTCCACCGCCGAGCTGACGGTGATCCTCGTCGACGCCCGCAACGGCGTCGTCGAACAGACCCGCCGCCACGCCGCGATCGCCGCGCTGCTGCGCGTCCCGCACGTCGTCCTCGCCGTCAACAAGATGGACCTCGTCGACTACCGCGAGCCCGTATTCGCCACCATCGCCGAGGAGTTCACGGCCAGCGCGAGCGAACTCGGCATCCCCGAGGTCACCGCGATCCCCATCTCGGCGCTGGCCGGCGACAACGTCGTAGAACCGTCCGCGCACATGGACTGGTACGGCGGGCCGACCGTTCTCGAACACCTGGAGACCGTCCCCGTCGGCACCGACCTCGCGCGTGCGGCGGCTCGTTTCCCCGTGCAGTACGTCATCCGTCCGCAGAGCGACGAGCACCCCGACTACCGGGGATACGCCGGGCAGATCGCCTCCGGCGTGCTGCGCGTCGGTGACCCGGTCACCGTCCTGCCGTCCGGTCTCACCAGCACGATCACCGGTATCGACGTCCTCGGTACGCCGGTCGACCGGGCCTGGGCGCCGCAGTCGGTGACGCTTCTCCTCGCGGACGACATCGACATCTCGCGTGGCGACCTCATCGCCCCCAGCGCGCAGGCACCGGCCACCACGCAGGACGTCAGGGCCACGGTCTGTCATCTCAACGAGCGTCCGCTGCACGTCAGTTCACGTGTCCTGCTCAAACACGGCACCCGTACGGTCAAGGCCGTCGTGCGGGAGCTCCCGCACCGCGTCGACCTCACCCACGGCCTGGCCCACGACACCGACCCCGGCGAGTTCGCCGTCAACGACATCGGCTCGATGGTGCTGCACACCGCCGAGCCGCTCCCGTTCGACGCGTACGCCGACTCCCGCCTCACCGGTTCCTTCCTCCTGATCAACCCCGCCGACGGGGCCGTGCTCGCGGCGGGGATGTGCGCGGGTGCCGATGGGTGA
- the exaC gene encoding acetaldehyde dehydrogenase ExaC, with amino-acid sequence MTRYTAPGTEGAIVSYQARYDHFIGGEYVPPARGQYFENPSPVNGQPFTEIARGTAEDVERALDAAHAAAPGWGRTSVTERSDILLKIADRMEANLEPLAVAESWENGKPVRETLAADIPLAIDHFRYFAGAIRAQEGSLGEVDDDTVAYHFHEPLGVVAQIIPWNFPILMATWKLAPALAAGNAVVIKPAEQTPASIHYWMSLIADLLPPGVVNIVNGFGVEAGKPLASSPRVAKVAFTGETTTGRLIMQYASENIKPVTLELGGKSPNIFFDDVSSANDDFLDKALEGFTMFALNQGEVCTCPSRALIQRGHYADFLQAAVARTELIKPGHPLDTDTMIGAQASNDQLEKILSYLDIGRQEGAKILTGGERLDYDGELKGGYYVQPTIFEGDNRMRIFQEEIFGPVVSVTSFDDFDDAIKVANDTLYGLGAGVWTRDINTAYRAGRAIQAGRVWTNCYHAYPAHAAFGGYKQSGIGRENHKMMLDHYQQTKNLLVSYSPKKLGFF; translated from the coding sequence ATGACCCGTTACACGGCACCCGGCACCGAGGGCGCGATCGTCTCCTACCAGGCGCGCTACGACCACTTCATCGGCGGCGAGTACGTGCCGCCGGCCCGCGGGCAGTACTTCGAGAACCCGTCCCCGGTGAACGGGCAGCCGTTCACGGAGATCGCGCGCGGCACCGCGGAGGACGTGGAGCGGGCGCTGGACGCGGCGCACGCGGCGGCGCCGGGGTGGGGCCGGACGTCGGTGACCGAGCGTTCCGACATCCTGCTGAAGATCGCCGACCGGATGGAGGCGAACCTGGAGCCGCTCGCGGTCGCGGAGAGCTGGGAGAACGGCAAGCCGGTCCGCGAGACGCTCGCCGCCGACATCCCGCTCGCCATCGACCACTTCCGCTACTTCGCGGGGGCGATCCGCGCGCAGGAGGGTTCGCTGGGCGAGGTCGACGACGACACGGTGGCGTACCACTTCCACGAGCCGCTCGGGGTCGTGGCGCAGATCATCCCGTGGAACTTCCCGATCCTGATGGCGACTTGGAAGCTGGCGCCGGCGCTCGCGGCGGGCAACGCGGTCGTCATCAAGCCGGCCGAGCAGACCCCGGCGTCCATCCACTACTGGATGAGCCTGATCGCGGACCTGCTGCCGCCGGGCGTGGTGAACATCGTCAACGGCTTCGGCGTCGAGGCGGGCAAGCCGCTCGCGTCCAGCCCGCGCGTGGCGAAGGTCGCGTTCACCGGCGAGACCACGACGGGGCGGCTGATCATGCAGTACGCCTCGGAGAACATCAAGCCGGTCACGCTGGAACTCGGCGGCAAGTCGCCGAACATCTTCTTCGACGACGTGTCGTCGGCGAACGACGACTTCCTCGACAAGGCGCTCGAAGGCTTCACGATGTTCGCGCTCAACCAGGGCGAGGTGTGCACCTGCCCGTCCCGGGCGCTCATCCAGCGCGGCCACTACGCCGACTTCCTCCAAGCGGCCGTGGCCCGGACCGAGTTGATCAAGCCGGGCCACCCGCTCGACACGGACACGATGATCGGCGCCCAGGCGTCCAACGACCAGTTGGAGAAGATCCTCTCCTATCTGGACATTGGCCGGCAGGAGGGCGCGAAGATCCTCACGGGCGGCGAACGCCTCGACTACGACGGTGAGTTGAAGGGCGGATACTACGTCCAGCCGACGATCTTCGAGGGCGACAACCGGATGCGGATCTTCCAGGAGGAGATCTTCGGACCGGTGGTCTCGGTGACGTCGTTCGACGACTTCGACGACGCGATCAAGGTCGCCAACGACACGCTGTACGGCCTCGGGGCGGGCGTGTGGACCCGGGACATCAACACGGCGTACCGCGCGGGCCGGGCGATCCAGGCAGGCCGGGTGTGGACGAACTGCTACCACGCGTACCCCGCGCACGCGGCGTTCGGCGGCTACAAGCAGTCCGGCATCGGTCGTGAGAACCACAAGATGATGCTGGACCACTACCAGCAGACCAAGAACCTGCTCGTGTCGTACTCGCCGAAGAAGCTGGGCTTCTTCTAG